In the genome of Bacillus sp. S3, one region contains:
- the trpB gene encoding tryptophan synthase subunit beta, with product MEKVSVESKGYFGEFGGSFIPDDLQQVMNELEEQFLKYKDDPEFIEELNYYLREYIGRENPLTFAENLTKQIGGAKIYLKREDLNHTGAHKINNAIGQILLAKRMGAKRIIAETGAGQHGVATATACAMFGMECIIYMGKLDTERQALNVFRMELLGAKVVPVEKGQGRLKDAVDEALGDLVQNYKNTFYLLGSAVGPHPYPTMVKHFQAIISEESKRQILIKEGKLPTAVIACAGGGSNAIGAFAHYIDEPNVRLIGAEPAEAPTLTEGVPAVIHGFKCLTLLDEKGEPRPTYSIAAGLDYPGVGPEHSYLKTSGRAEYVTVSGQEALEAFQLLSKTEGIIPALESSHAVACAMKLAKELAADDVLIVNLSGRGDKDVEQVFHMLKS from the coding sequence ATGGAAAAAGTGAGTGTAGAAAGCAAAGGTTATTTTGGAGAGTTTGGCGGCAGTTTTATTCCGGATGACTTGCAGCAAGTGATGAATGAACTCGAGGAACAATTTTTAAAGTATAAGGACGACCCAGAGTTTATTGAGGAATTAAACTATTATCTTAGAGAATATATCGGTAGAGAAAACCCGTTAACATTTGCTGAAAATTTAACAAAGCAGATTGGCGGGGCAAAAATCTATTTAAAACGTGAAGATTTAAACCATACTGGTGCACACAAAATTAATAATGCAATCGGGCAAATTTTATTAGCCAAACGAATGGGGGCAAAGCGGATTATCGCAGAAACAGGGGCTGGTCAGCACGGTGTGGCGACGGCAACCGCTTGTGCCATGTTTGGAATGGAATGTATCATTTATATGGGCAAATTAGATACTGAGCGACAGGCTCTAAACGTTTTTCGCATGGAATTATTAGGGGCCAAGGTTGTTCCGGTTGAAAAAGGCCAGGGGCGTTTAAAGGATGCTGTGGATGAAGCATTGGGGGATCTGGTTCAAAACTATAAAAATACTTTTTATTTACTAGGATCTGCGGTCGGTCCTCATCCATATCCAACAATGGTTAAACATTTTCAGGCAATTATTAGTGAGGAATCTAAACGGCAGATTCTTATAAAAGAAGGAAAACTGCCAACTGCTGTTATAGCCTGTGCAGGAGGCGGCAGCAATGCGATTGGCGCATTTGCTCACTATATTGATGAACCCAATGTTCGCTTAATCGGAGCAGAACCAGCAGAAGCACCAACTTTAACAGAAGGTGTCCCAGCTGTCATTCATGGATTTAAATGTTTGACACTGCTTGATGAAAAGGGAGAGCCTAGACCAACGTACTCCATTGCCGCCGGCTTAGATTATCCTGGTGTCGGTCCAGAACATAGTTATTTGAAAACAAGCGGCAGGGCTGAATATGTGACTGTCAGTGGACAAGAGGCACTAGAAGCATTTCAATTACTGAGTAAAACGGAAGGCATCATTCCGGCATTGGAAAGCTCTCATGCGGTTGCCTGCGCTATGAAGCTGGCAAAAGAATTGGCTGCTGACGATGTACTGATTGTAAATCTTTCAGGCCGCGGCGATAAAGATGTCGAGCAGGTTTTTCATATGTTAAAAAGTTAA
- a CDS encoding GNAT family N-acetyltransferase translates to MEELIFVKGYKDHELLRNSFNQLAKNTFGIEFETWYRHGYWTEKYQPYSYIEHNTVVANVSVNLINLFINGEMKHAVQIGTVMTHPDYRNKGLSRRLMGMVLEDYKHVDLIYLFANQTVLDFYPKFGFQRIEEVQFLLDYSHNHLENRPTVKKLDGSCAEDLAFIYSLAADRVSGSKTFGTVSSEELLMFYCLMVFSHDLYYLEEEKALVIFQIEENILHLYDVVFSEKVNIDEIVNKIANKNINRVVFHFQPESQKAAIVKQPYQTRNPLFIKNQTNIIWPPEFKHPLTSQA, encoded by the coding sequence ATGGAAGAATTAATTTTTGTAAAGGGATACAAAGATCATGAATTATTAAGAAATAGTTTTAATCAATTAGCAAAAAACACGTTTGGCATCGAGTTTGAAACCTGGTACCGACACGGATATTGGACAGAAAAGTATCAACCATATTCTTATATTGAGCATAATACGGTGGTAGCGAATGTATCCGTTAATCTCATAAATTTATTTATCAATGGTGAGATGAAACATGCGGTTCAAATCGGAACGGTCATGACACATCCAGATTACCGGAATAAAGGACTTTCGAGACGGCTGATGGGAATGGTTCTAGAGGATTATAAGCATGTTGACCTTATTTATTTGTTTGCGAATCAAACGGTGTTGGATTTTTATCCGAAATTTGGCTTTCAGAGGATAGAGGAAGTACAGTTTTTACTGGATTATAGTCACAACCACCTCGAAAATCGTCCGACAGTAAAAAAATTAGACGGCAGCTGTGCTGAGGATTTAGCATTTATTTATTCGTTAGCGGCAGACAGGGTCTCAGGTTCGAAAACCTTTGGAACAGTAAGCAGTGAAGAACTCCTAATGTTTTATTGTTTGATGGTATTCAGTCATGACCTCTATTATCTTGAAGAGGAAAAGGCACTAGTAATCTTTCAAATAGAAGAAAATATCTTACACCTTTATGATGTAGTTTTTAGTGAGAAAGTGAATATTGATGAAATTGTAAATAAAATCGCCAATAAAAATATTAATAGAGTGGTTTTCCACTTTCAACCTGAAAGTCAAAAAGCTGCCATTGTCAAACAACCATACCAAACAAGGAATCCTCTCTTTATCAAGAACCAAACAAACATCATATGGCCACCCGAATTTAAACACCCATTAACATCCCAAGCATAG
- a CDS encoding YitT family protein yields the protein MDWTRVRFYINNSRAESSSFFQRICFIFLGASLVAVSLQLFLVKNYVIDGGIIGISIILSHITRQEVGLFLLLLNTPFFILAYSYLGKRFLSLSLFAILVLSAGTYLLEPFPVITDNPILVIVLGGIGLGLGVGITIRFGACLDGTEVLAILFSQRSPFSIGQFVLLFNLFIFGSSIFIFGLHEAFYSLATFIVAYKTIDFSIEGHN from the coding sequence ATGGATTGGACAAGGGTTAGGTTTTACATAAACAATAGTAGAGCAGAAAGTTCGTCTTTTTTTCAGCGGATTTGTTTTATTTTTTTGGGGGCTTCTCTTGTCGCGGTTTCCCTGCAATTATTTTTGGTGAAAAATTATGTAATTGACGGGGGAATTATTGGCATTAGCATTATTCTCTCACATATCACCCGCCAGGAAGTCGGTTTGTTTCTATTACTACTGAATACTCCCTTTTTCATCCTTGCTTATTCATACCTGGGAAAAAGGTTTCTTTCGCTCAGCCTTTTCGCTATCCTTGTTTTATCAGCAGGAACATATTTGCTTGAACCGTTTCCAGTCATAACCGATAACCCCATTTTAGTGATTGTTCTTGGAGGGATCGGTTTAGGATTAGGTGTTGGTATTACGATTCGGTTTGGTGCCTGCTTGGATGGGACAGAGGTATTAGCCATCCTGTTTAGTCAACGTTCCCCTTTTTCAATTGGACAATTTGTCTTGCTATTTAACTTGTTTATATTTGGAAGTTCGATTTTTATCTTTGGTTTGCATGAAGCCTTTTATTCACTGGCAACCTTTATTGTAGCATATAAGACAATTGATTTTTCTATTGAGGGACACAATTGA
- a CDS encoding fatty acid desaturase, translating to MMNEKQKSLRKQVAPYENSNTKASIWQVINTIVPFFSLWFLAYESLSISYFLTLAIAVVASGFLVRTFIIFHDCCHHSFFKNRKANKILGTITGILTVFPYSQWAHDHSVHHATSSNLDKRGTGDIWMLTVEEYMSASFAARAQYRLYRNPFVMFVLGPIYVFLIKNRFNRKGARLKERLNTYLTNVSLVSLIGLLCWAIGWESFLLVEGPIFLLSGSAGIWLFYVQHTFEDSYFEEDKDWEYVKAAVEGSSFYKLPKVLQWLTGNIGYHHVHHLSPRVPNYKLEEAHNNTPPLQNVPTVTLGTSLSSLKFHLWDEEAKKFVRFKDVGISAKIENVLGKNEGTVR from the coding sequence ATGATGAACGAAAAACAAAAAAGTTTGCGAAAGCAAGTTGCACCTTACGAAAATTCAAATACAAAAGCCAGTATATGGCAGGTGATCAATACCATCGTACCTTTTTTTAGTCTATGGTTTCTTGCCTATGAAAGTCTGTCGATTTCTTATTTTCTAACCTTGGCGATTGCAGTAGTTGCCTCAGGATTTTTGGTGCGGACGTTCATCATTTTCCATGACTGCTGCCACCATTCCTTCTTTAAAAATCGGAAAGCGAATAAAATACTTGGAACAATCACAGGAATTTTAACGGTATTTCCTTATAGTCAATGGGCACATGATCACTCAGTCCATCACGCAACAAGCAGTAACCTCGATAAGCGTGGGACTGGAGATATTTGGATGCTGACAGTGGAAGAATATATGTCTGCGTCATTTGCGGCTCGTGCACAGTATCGCTTGTACCGTAATCCATTTGTTATGTTTGTTTTAGGTCCCATTTATGTTTTTCTTATCAAAAATCGTTTTAACAGAAAAGGTGCAAGGCTAAAGGAACGACTCAACACTTATTTAACCAACGTTTCACTTGTATCATTGATTGGGTTGCTTTGCTGGGCAATTGGCTGGGAATCATTCTTGTTGGTAGAAGGTCCAATCTTTTTATTGTCAGGTTCTGCAGGGATTTGGCTCTTCTACGTTCAGCATACGTTTGAGGATTCTTATTTTGAAGAAGATAAGGATTGGGAATATGTCAAGGCAGCAGTGGAAGGCAGCTCATTCTATAAACTGCCGAAGGTCCTGCAATGGTTAACTGGGAATATTGGCTATCACCATGTTCACCATTTAAGCCCCAGAGTGCCAAACTATAAATTGGAGGAAGCACATAATAATACACCTCCATTACAAAATGTACCTACCGTTACATTGGGGACAAGCTTGAGTTCGTTAAAATTCCATCTCTGGGATGAAGAGGCTAAAAAGTTTGTTAGGTTTAAAGATGTAGGAATTTCAGCTAAAATAGAGAATGTATTAGGAAAAAATGAAGGCACCGTTAGATAG
- a CDS encoding sensor histidine kinase, protein MIKKYMTFQKNNGIAPYIWTILCILPFYFIFQSSSTIEIVVGVLLTIVFFILYRIAFISKGWPVYLWTLILIGISITASSLFSYVYFAFFLAYFIGNIKDRIAFFTLYFIHLISTSAAINYNIVIHEKLFLTQLPFVIIIWISVILLPFSIHNRKERGQLEEKLEDANKRISELVKIEERNRIARDLHDTLGQKLSLIGLKTDLARKLIGKDPEQARQELKDVQQTARTALSEVRKMVSSMRGIRLKDEIIRVKQIIKAAEINFVSEGDFTLANVSLLTENILSMCLKEAVNNVVKHSKAKTCCISIEQSWKETVMTIRDDGVFKSETETLTQGHGLIGMKERLEFINGNLELLTKLGTTLIIRVPNDVKPLEKEERR, encoded by the coding sequence ATGATTAAGAAATATATGACATTTCAAAAAAACAATGGTATTGCACCGTATATATGGACCATTCTTTGTATATTGCCTTTTTACTTTATTTTTCAATCCTCCTCCACAATCGAAATTGTTGTGGGGGTTTTACTCACCATAGTGTTCTTTATCCTTTACCGAATTGCCTTTATTTCAAAAGGATGGCCAGTATACCTATGGACATTGATCCTCATTGGAATTTCCATCACGGCGTCAAGCCTTTTCAGCTATGTTTATTTTGCTTTTTTCTTAGCCTATTTTATTGGTAATATTAAGGACCGTATTGCTTTTTTTACCTTGTATTTTATCCACCTAATCAGTACATCAGCGGCCATCAACTATAATATTGTCATTCATGAGAAATTATTTTTAACACAGCTTCCTTTTGTTATCATTATTTGGATAAGTGTCATCCTTCTTCCATTTAGCATACATAATCGCAAGGAGCGGGGACAGTTAGAAGAAAAGCTGGAGGACGCTAACAAAAGAATTTCTGAACTAGTCAAAATAGAGGAACGTAATAGAATTGCCCGAGACCTTCATGATACGCTTGGGCAAAAACTTTCATTGATTGGTTTGAAGACGGATTTGGCACGGAAATTGATTGGGAAGGATCCGGAGCAGGCGCGGCAGGAATTAAAAGATGTGCAGCAGACGGCAAGAACGGCGTTAAGTGAAGTGCGAAAAATGGTTTCTTCAATGCGCGGCATCCGCTTAAAGGATGAAATAATCCGGGTCAAGCAAATTATTAAAGCGGCAGAAATCAATTTTGTCAGTGAAGGAGACTTCACTTTGGCTAATGTTTCGCTGTTAACTGAAAATATATTAAGCATGTGCTTGAAGGAAGCCGTAAACAATGTGGTGAAACACAGTAAAGCCAAAACTTGTTGCATTTCGATTGAACAATCGTGGAAAGAAACCGTGATGACTATTCGTGACGATGGTGTTTTTAAGAGTGAGACAGAAACTTTAACCCAGGGTCATGGATTAATTGGGATGAAAGAACGGCTGGAATTTATTAATGGAAATCTAGAGCTACTAACAAAGCTAGGAACTACCCTGATTATTAGAGTGCCGAATGATGTCAAGCCGTTGGAGAAGGAGGAGCGAAGATGA
- a CDS encoding response regulator transcription factor — MIRIVIAEDQQMLLGAFGSLLNLEEDMEVVGKASNGAEAVALVKKLQPDICIMDIEMPGKSGLEAAEELKGLGSKVIILTTFARTGYFQRALKAGVSGYLLKDSPSEELASSIRNVMAGRRIYAPELMDDVYGEENPLTEREKEVLELVANGMNTKEIAEELSIKTGTVRNYISVILDKLEVKNRIEAITQSKEKGWFK, encoded by the coding sequence ATGATAAGAATCGTCATTGCCGAAGACCAGCAAATGCTTTTAGGAGCCTTTGGTTCATTGCTTAATTTAGAAGAAGATATGGAAGTGGTTGGGAAGGCCTCAAACGGTGCAGAGGCCGTAGCCTTGGTTAAGAAATTACAGCCTGATATCTGTATTATGGATATTGAAATGCCCGGAAAGAGCGGCCTTGAGGCCGCTGAAGAGCTTAAGGGTCTTGGCTCTAAAGTAATAATTTTAACAACCTTTGCCAGAACTGGATATTTCCAGCGTGCTTTAAAAGCGGGTGTAAGCGGCTATTTATTAAAGGATAGTCCGAGTGAGGAGCTGGCGAGTTCAATCCGGAATGTAATGGCTGGCAGACGAATTTATGCCCCGGAATTAATGGATGATGTGTACGGAGAAGAAAATCCTTTAACAGAACGAGAAAAAGAAGTGCTAGAGCTCGTGGCCAATGGAATGAACACAAAGGAAATCGCTGAAGAGCTAAGTATTAAAACTGGAACTGTCCGGAACTATATTTCCGTGATCTTAGATAAACTTGAAGTAAAAAATCGAATTGAAGCCATTACCCAATCAAAAGAAAAGGGATGGTTTAAATGA
- a CDS encoding alpha/beta fold hydrolase — protein sequence MDKAGYTGYQPINNINVYYEFYPHPTAEKTFVLLHGFLSSTFTFRHLISLLKNEYQVLSVDLPPFGKSAKCNQYVYSYKNLAQTVIKLTESLGLRNMTFIGHSMGGQIVLNILHMMPELADKAILLCSSAYLKRSKLPLIISSYIPYFHLFVKYWFARTGVKKNLQDTLYNHSIINEEMINGYLQPFLEDGIFVALTRMIRDREGDLPVEVLKQIKTPCLLIWGDHDKSIPLKVGEQLNKDLTNSELIVLKETGHALPEERPIEVFEYIKSYIGKFQTTAE from the coding sequence ATGGATAAGGCTGGATACACAGGCTATCAGCCGATAAATAACATTAATGTTTATTATGAATTTTATCCGCATCCGACAGCGGAAAAGACGTTTGTTTTATTACATGGATTTCTTTCTTCCACCTTCACATTTCGTCATTTAATTTCACTGTTAAAAAACGAGTACCAAGTGTTATCCGTGGATCTCCCTCCCTTTGGAAAAAGTGCAAAATGCAATCAATATGTGTACTCCTATAAAAACCTCGCTCAAACGGTGATTAAACTAACAGAATCTTTAGGATTAAGAAACATGACCTTTATCGGCCATTCCATGGGCGGGCAAATTGTCCTTAATATCCTGCACATGATGCCTGAGCTTGCCGACAAGGCTATTCTACTTTGCAGCTCAGCTTATTTAAAACGCTCCAAACTGCCATTAATTATTTCTAGCTACATTCCATACTTTCATTTATTTGTGAAATATTGGTTTGCTCGAACAGGAGTGAAGAAAAATCTCCAGGATACACTTTACAATCACTCCATTATTAATGAGGAAATGATAAATGGATATCTTCAGCCATTTTTAGAGGATGGTATTTTCGTGGCACTGACAAGAATGATTCGCGACCGAGAAGGAGACCTTCCCGTCGAGGTGCTTAAGCAAATTAAAACCCCTTGCCTTTTGATATGGGGAGATCATGATAAATCCATACCGCTTAAAGTCGGGGAGCAGCTTAACAAAGATTTAACCAACTCTGAGCTAATCGTGTTAAAAGAAACGGGACATGCATTGCCGGAAGAACGTCCCATTGAAGTATTTGAATATATCAAAAGTTACATAGGAAAATTTCAAACGACAGCCGAATAA
- a CDS encoding IDEAL domain-containing protein: MEKKLLNSPQHSDEYTDAAVAEMFLNNALLDFRREKIRKEIDQTLQDGNKELFLKLTEELKKIS; the protein is encoded by the coding sequence ATGGAAAAGAAATTATTAAATTCACCACAACATTCGGATGAGTATACAGATGCTGCAGTTGCTGAGATGTTTCTAAATAATGCCCTGCTTGATTTTAGGAGGGAGAAAATCCGAAAGGAAATCGACCAAACATTACAGGATGGGAATAAGGAATTATTCCTGAAACTAACAGAAGAGTTAAAGAAAATTTCGTAA
- a CDS encoding IS3 family transposase (programmed frameshift), whose product MGKSAFSAQEKYELILAFNERQTSIQGFCSHYNISDEAMKEWIYLYQKYGIDGLNNPGKWKRYSKEVKTAAVLDYLSGNDSLIGITHKYEISSTSVLRQWINNYNNHRDLKETQRENNSMIKGRSTTLEERLEIVKYCLKNEKKYHKASELFKVSYQQVYQWVKKYEKEGEEGLKDKRGRSKSEPELTPEEKIQREMKRLEQENERLRAENGILKKVRGTRKEAIKETSLSQTRLSDIYEAIQELHKEDNFSIVLLCKIARISRSGYYKWLYRSPSENEVLNEEILEEIIHLYKKVDGIYGYRRITLNLNRIFSKDINHKRVYRLMKIAGIQSVIRRKRKKYKSSTPQHVVENVLNREFNAEKPNEKWLTDVTEMKYGSSQKAYLSAILDLYDGSIVSYMIGTSNNNPLVFKTLDLALKANPNATPLLHSDRGYQYTSPAFKKKIEKAEMVQSMSRVGRCIDNGPMEGFWGTLKCEKFYLNKYSTFEELKKDIEEYIQFYNHERLQKRLNGLSPLEYRAKAA is encoded by the exons ATGGGAAAGAGTGCTTTTTCTGCACAAGAAAAGTACGAGTTAATTTTAGCGTTTAATGAAAGACAAACCTCAATTCAAGGCTTCTGTTCGCACTATAATATTTCAGATGAAGCAATGAAAGAATGGATTTATCTTTATCAAAAATATGGAATTGATGGGCTTAACAACCCTGGTAAATGGAAACGTTACTCTAAAGAGGTCAAAACAGCAGCTGTTCTGGATTACCTTTCTGGGAACGATTCTCTAATTGGGATTACACACAAATATGAAATATCCAGCACATCAGTGTTGAGACAGTGGATAAACAATTATAATAATCATAGAGATTTAAAAGAGACACAAAGGGAGAATAACTCTATGATTAAAGGTCGTTCCACTACACTTGAAGAACGTTTAGAAATTGTTAAGTATTGTCTTAAAAACGAAAAAAAATATCATAAGGCATCAGAGCTTTTCAAGGTGTCGTATCAACAGGTGTATCAATGGGTGAAGAAGTATGAGAAAGAAGGCGAAGAGGGTCTTAAAGATAAAAGAGGAAGGAGTAAATCCGAGCCAGAGTTAACTCCTGAGGAGAAGATTCAGCGTGAAATGAAACGGTTGGAGCAGGAAAATGAGCGTCTTCGGGCAGAAAATG GAATTCTTAAAAAAGTTAGAGGAACTAGAAAGGAGGCGATTAAAGAAACGTCCTTAAGCCAAACTCGATTAAGTGATATATATGAAGCGATTCAAGAACTTCATAAGGAAGATAATTTTTCTATTGTGCTATTATGTAAGATTGCGAGAATTTCACGTTCAGGCTACTATAAATGGCTTTACCGATCACCGTCGGAAAATGAGGTGTTAAATGAGGAGATCCTTGAAGAGATCATACACCTATATAAAAAAGTGGATGGGATATATGGATATCGCCGTATAACGTTGAACCTGAATCGAATCTTTTCAAAGGATATCAACCATAAACGAGTGTATAGATTAATGAAAATAGCTGGAATCCAGTCAGTCATTCGACGGAAGCGTAAGAAGTATAAATCTAGCACTCCACAACACGTCGTTGAAAACGTATTAAACAGGGAATTTAATGCGGAGAAGCCAAATGAAAAATGGCTGACTGATGTGACTGAAATGAAATACGGATCTTCTCAGAAGGCTTATTTGAGTGCGATTTTGGATTTGTATGATGGCTCCATTGTAAGCTATATGATTGGGACTTCTAATAATAATCCGTTGGTTTTTAAGACCCTAGATTTAGCGTTGAAGGCCAACCCGAATGCCACCCCCCTCCTCCACAGTGACCGGGGGTATCAATACACTTCCCCAGCATTTAAAAAGAAGATTGAGAAAGCAGAAATGGTACAAAGTATGTCTAGAGTGGGACGATGCATTGATAATGGACCGATGGAGGGATTTTGGGGAACCTTAAAATGTGAGAAGTTTTATTTAAACAAATACAGTACGTTTGAGGAATTGAAAAAAGACATTGAAGAATACATACAGTTTTATAATCATGAAAGATTACAAAAAAGACTAAACGGCCTTAGCCCCTTAGAATACAGGGCTAAAGCCGCCTAA
- a CDS encoding carbohydrate ABC transporter permease: MPLFFILPAIIPLFIFWIYPMVRSLLISFTDWDYVSPEFEYVGFSNYTGLLSDPAFYSVLLNTLVFSMGVVIPCVSGGLLLALFVGGSGKGMGIYRALIFSPWVTPTVAVSIVWSWIYEPNVGLANWLLNLLHLPALEWTSSSTWAMPAVIIVSIWKGVGWAMIFYLNALKRVPVSLYEAAALDGAGKWRQFLHITVPIISPTTLFLVVITSIDALQAYDQIQVLTQGGPAGSTRTMLYFYYQTAFEEFNMGKATATAILLVIITAVFSFIQFWLSRRWVHYQ; the protein is encoded by the coding sequence ATGCCTTTGTTCTTTATTTTACCGGCTATTATTCCGCTATTCATATTTTGGATTTATCCGATGGTTAGGTCACTGCTCATTAGTTTTACCGATTGGGATTATGTCAGTCCCGAATTTGAATATGTAGGCTTCAGTAATTATACCGGTCTATTATCTGACCCGGCGTTTTACTCTGTCTTGCTAAATACACTTGTTTTTTCGATGGGTGTGGTTATACCTTGTGTTTCAGGCGGGCTCTTGCTTGCGTTATTCGTAGGCGGAAGTGGAAAGGGAATGGGGATTTATCGAGCCCTGATTTTTTCGCCCTGGGTAACGCCGACTGTCGCGGTTTCTATTGTTTGGTCATGGATTTATGAGCCCAATGTAGGTTTAGCTAATTGGTTGTTAAATCTGCTGCATCTTCCAGCTCTTGAATGGACCTCAAGTTCCACATGGGCTATGCCGGCAGTCATAATCGTTAGTATTTGGAAGGGTGTTGGCTGGGCGATGATCTTTTACCTGAATGCCTTGAAAAGAGTTCCTGTCAGCCTGTATGAAGCCGCGGCATTGGACGGTGCTGGCAAGTGGCGTCAATTTTTACATATTACCGTACCGATCATCTCCCCAACAACATTGTTTTTAGTTGTGATTACCTCGATTGATGCGCTTCAGGCCTATGATCAAATTCAGGTCTTGACGCAGGGAGGGCCGGCAGGAAGTACAAGAACGATGCTGTATTTCTACTATCAGACAGCATTTGAAGAATTTAATATGGGGAAAGCGACCGCTACGGCAATCTTGCTGGTCATTATTACTGCGGTATTTTCATTCATTCAATTTTGGTTATCAAGGCGTTGGGTTCATTATCAATAA
- a CDS encoding carbohydrate ABC transporter permease yields MKKLPIVMLKHVSFIFISLMMVFPFLWMVVSALKTKDEIWQFPPTLWPEKPMWNHFSEAWAMAPFDQYIFNSVFTACVIVLIQIVNSALIAYAFTQLKFKGRNLLFSIILITYMLPTAATYVPSYVILADFHLLDTYKGLIFSNAVSVFGIFLFRQAFMQVPKELVEAARVDGANHWRIIWTIIFPTTKATFVTFGLISFVQNYNSYLWPTLITTSEKKYLITTGLRQFFIQEGAYGIQWPLIMAASAFAVLPLLILFVFAQKWIISGISDQGLKG; encoded by the coding sequence ATGAAAAAGCTGCCTATAGTGATGCTGAAGCATGTAAGTTTTATTTTTATTAGTTTAATGATGGTTTTCCCTTTCTTATGGATGGTGGTAAGTGCCCTTAAAACGAAAGATGAGATCTGGCAATTTCCGCCTACTTTGTGGCCGGAAAAACCGATGTGGAATCATTTCAGTGAAGCTTGGGCGATGGCACCATTTGATCAGTACATTTTTAACAGCGTTTTTACTGCATGTGTAATTGTATTGATTCAAATTGTCAATTCGGCGTTAATTGCCTATGCCTTTACGCAATTAAAATTTAAAGGAAGAAACCTGCTGTTTTCAATTATTCTGATTACGTATATGCTGCCTACAGCGGCAACATATGTGCCGAGCTATGTTATTTTAGCTGATTTCCATTTACTGGACACATATAAAGGCTTGATTTTTTCTAATGCTGTCAGTGTGTTTGGAATATTTCTGTTTAGACAGGCGTTTATGCAGGTTCCGAAAGAATTGGTTGAGGCGGCAAGGGTTGATGGTGCAAACCATTGGAGAATTATTTGGACGATCATTTTTCCAACGACTAAAGCAACCTTTGTCACATTCGGGTTGATTAGCTTTGTCCAAAACTATAATAGTTATCTTTGGCCAACGCTAATAACAACAAGTGAAAAGAAGTATTTAATCACCACAGGGTTAAGGCAATTTTTCATTCAAGAGGGTGCGTATGGGATTCAATGGCCGCTTATAATGGCTGCCAGTGCTTTCGCCGTGCTGCCATTATTAATCTTGTTTGTGTTTGCGCAAAAATGGATTATCTCTGGAATTAGTGATCAAGGATTAAAAGGATAA